The Psychromonas sp. MME1 genome window below encodes:
- the nagZ gene encoding beta-N-acetylhexosaminidase, with product MRPIIIDLKGVELDAQEKEILAHPLVAGVILFTRNFVDIKQLKELVQQIRYHAKNDLLISVDHEGGRVQRFRHGFTTLPAAGSLLQCHDLEKAQQLAFCSGSVMASELIACDIDLSFAPVLDLNGISDVIKERAFSSDVNTTIKLAQAYIQGMQSVGMRATGKHFPGHGSVKADSHVDFPVDKRSEEAIFTSDILPFQQLIKCASLAAVMPSHVVYAQCDPQPAGFSSYWLQTILRKQLNFKGVIISDDISMKGASFAGNHVNRAEQAIAAGCDLVLACNDSDAAISILDNLDVTSGLKDDSVHKLAHIKNKCILPLNRDPSWIENSQKLRRFVEDV from the coding sequence ATGAGACCGATAATAATTGATTTGAAAGGTGTAGAGTTAGATGCGCAAGAGAAGGAGATATTAGCTCATCCTTTAGTCGCGGGGGTTATCTTATTTACTCGGAATTTTGTTGATATTAAGCAACTCAAGGAGCTTGTCCAACAAATCCGTTATCATGCTAAAAATGATTTATTAATCAGTGTTGACCATGAAGGAGGTCGAGTGCAACGTTTCCGTCATGGCTTTACAACGTTACCTGCCGCGGGAAGTTTGCTGCAGTGCCATGATTTGGAAAAAGCTCAACAACTTGCCTTTTGCAGTGGCTCTGTGATGGCTAGTGAGCTGATAGCCTGTGACATCGATTTAAGTTTTGCACCTGTACTAGACTTAAATGGCATTTCTGATGTCATAAAAGAACGGGCATTTTCATCGGACGTGAATACAACAATTAAATTGGCACAAGCCTATATACAAGGTATGCAAAGTGTTGGCATGCGTGCAACGGGAAAACATTTTCCTGGTCATGGTAGTGTTAAAGCTGATTCTCACGTCGATTTCCCGGTAGATAAGCGTAGTGAAGAAGCTATATTCACGAGCGACATTTTACCCTTTCAACAATTAATAAAGTGCGCTTCACTTGCTGCTGTAATGCCATCTCATGTTGTGTATGCGCAATGTGATCCACAACCGGCAGGCTTTTCATCATATTGGTTACAAACTATATTGCGTAAACAACTAAACTTCAAAGGTGTCATCATTAGCGATGATATTTCAATGAAAGGCGCTAGTTTTGCAGGTAACCATGTTAATAGAGCAGAGCAAGCAATTGCTGCTGGTTGTGATTTGGTTTTAGCATGCAATGACAGCGATGCTGCTATTTCAATATTAGATAACTTAGATGTTACAAGCGGGCTGAAAGATGATAGTGTACATAAATTAGCCCATATAAAAAATAAGTGCATATTGCCACTGAATCGGGATCCTAGTTGGATAGAAAATAGTCAAAAATTACGACGGTTTGTAGAAGATGTCTAA
- a CDS encoding FAD/NAD(P)-binding oxidoreductase — protein sequence MSKKILIIGGVAGGASAAARLRRHSEEDQIIMFEKGPHVSFSNCCLPYHLSGVVEKADDLVLMSPEKFASQYRIDARTNQEVVTINRQQKTVTIKKLLSDEVYSESYDKLILSPGAKPIIPAIPGIDKVNAFSIRNVVDIDRLNSYIKGSDAKNITVIGGGFIGVEVVENLKEAGYNVTLVEAMPQIMRPFDYEMVQILHKELLDQDVNLIVADKVVKFEDNITILASGKAIPSDVVVMAIGVSPETNLALDANLKLVIKVALKLTKTTVLMTQIFTQSVMR from the coding sequence ATGAGTAAAAAAATTCTAATCATTGGTGGTGTCGCAGGCGGAGCCTCTGCAGCGGCACGCCTTCGTCGTCATAGCGAAGAAGATCAAATTATTATGTTTGAAAAAGGACCACACGTATCATTTTCAAATTGTTGCCTGCCTTACCACCTAAGCGGTGTCGTAGAAAAAGCTGACGACTTAGTACTAATGAGTCCTGAAAAATTTGCCTCTCAATATCGCATTGATGCTCGTACAAACCAAGAAGTCGTCACGATTAATCGTCAACAAAAAACCGTCACAATAAAGAAACTGTTAAGTGACGAAGTTTATAGCGAAAGCTACGACAAATTAATTCTTTCTCCAGGTGCAAAGCCAATCATCCCGGCTATTCCGGGTATTGATAAAGTTAACGCCTTTTCGATACGCAATGTCGTTGATATCGACCGATTAAATAGCTACATAAAAGGCAGTGATGCAAAAAACATTACTGTTATTGGTGGGGGCTTTATTGGCGTTGAGGTAGTCGAAAATCTCAAGGAAGCGGGTTACAACGTTACCCTCGTCGAAGCGATGCCACAAATAATGAGACCATTCGATTATGAAATGGTACAAATTCTACATAAAGAGTTACTTGACCAAGATGTTAATCTGATCGTTGCTGATAAAGTCGTTAAGTTTGAAGATAACATAACTATTTTAGCTTCCGGTAAAGCGATTCCATCGGATGTAGTCGTCATGGCAATTGGCGTTTCTCCAGAAACAAACCTTGCGCTTGATGCGAACTTGAAATTGGTGATAAAGGTGGCATTAAAGTTGACCAAAACTACTGTACTAATGACCCAGATATTTACGCAGTCGGTGATGCGATAG
- a CDS encoding sodium:alanine symporter family protein, producing MIQIRDYISPVDDSKWNLVTIKEALSISLASKMGTGAIIGVLAAMWLSSDTGVGGEGVVLWIFIGMFVMLPITYSEVLFTQVSKLTPRYFIKKQLNNRFAQIYAIGLVTLYAFGFVGFQFTGVQTVVRLFSEQHLAYTFTETSALIGIVLPILLGVTIVILTKSHAIFINTLSSMIFSLVIAYLLFFIIFLINTPDYWLEYGQRIVTDFLQFRSAGVGLPLGLIIGFQRIIQVGETSLGTSSLSSSARLNSPRREAEVQTFATIICIFVAVIVSSYVFSYGHYHIADVALSESGFDRIKGFILTVYSVTGYFGLSIVLAFFIISGFTTILGSFHYINTTLKLTLNKRIAIYLLLISVSGCLSVANFDVIFDATNLLMFIVGGINLIAMARFVSQKIQHVTL from the coding sequence ATGATACAAATCCGGGACTATATCTCCCCTGTTGATGATTCAAAGTGGAATTTGGTAACGATTAAAGAGGCGCTTTCTATCTCTCTAGCGTCAAAAATGGGAACTGGTGCAATAATAGGCGTTCTTGCTGCGATGTGGCTTAGTTCTGATACCGGTGTTGGTGGTGAAGGCGTCGTCCTATGGATATTCATTGGCATGTTTGTCATGCTACCGATCACCTATTCTGAAGTGTTATTTACTCAAGTAAGCAAATTAACCCCAAGATATTTTATTAAAAAACAGCTAAATAATCGATTTGCACAAATATACGCAATTGGCCTTGTGACGCTCTATGCCTTTGGATTTGTTGGTTTCCAATTTACAGGTGTGCAAACGGTTGTGCGCTTGTTTTCTGAGCAACATTTAGCCTATACCTTCACAGAAACTAGCGCATTAATTGGCATTGTTCTACCTATATTGTTAGGTGTAACTATTGTCATATTAACCAAAAGCCATGCTATCTTTATTAACACATTATCATCTATGATTTTTAGTCTCGTCATAGCCTATCTTTTATTTTTTATTATTTTCCTAATTAACACACCCGATTATTGGCTCGAATATGGGCAACGAATTGTCACCGATTTTTTACAATTTCGTAGTGCGGGTGTTGGTTTACCGCTTGGATTAATTATCGGTTTTCAGCGCATTATTCAGGTTGGAGAAACCTCACTAGGTACCTCTTCACTATCAAGTTCAGCGCGATTAAATTCTCCTCGTAGAGAGGCTGAAGTACAAACTTTCGCTACTATCATTTGTATCTTTGTTGCAGTGATAGTGTCGAGCTATGTCTTTTCTTATGGGCATTATCATATTGCTGATGTGGCGCTTTCTGAAAGTGGGTTTGACCGAATTAAAGGCTTTATTCTAACCGTCTATTCTGTTACCGGATACTTTGGTTTATCGATAGTGCTGGCCTTTTTCATCATTTCTGGATTTACAACAATATTGGGATCTTTTCATTACATCAATACCACATTAAAACTAACGCTTAATAAGCGCATTGCTATCTATCTTTTATTAATTTCAGTCTCTGGCTGCCTCAGTGTCGCTAATTTCGATGTCATCTTTGATGCCACTAACCTACTGATGTTTATAGTAGGCGGTATTAATCTAATCGCAATGGCACGCTTTGTCAGCCAAAAAATTCAACACGTTACCCTATAA
- the ycfP gene encoding alpha/beta hydrolase YcfP, translating to MIIYLHGFDATSPGNHEKVMQLKFIDDDVRFVHYSTIHPKHDMSHILKEVHKHVQSSDDDNPLICGVGLGGYWSERIGYLCGIKQVLFNPNLNPEDNMVGKIEWPEEYLDIATKCINDFRRKNRENCLCILSRTDEMLNSAESDYLLSKYYPIIFDENQGHKFQDISHHLQTIKQFKQS from the coding sequence ATGATCATTTATCTCCACGGCTTCGATGCAACAAGCCCAGGCAATCATGAAAAAGTGATGCAATTAAAGTTTATCGATGATGATGTTCGTTTCGTTCATTACAGCACCATACATCCAAAGCATGATATGAGTCATATTCTCAAAGAAGTACATAAGCATGTTCAGAGTAGTGATGATGATAATCCTCTAATATGTGGTGTTGGACTTGGAGGTTATTGGAGTGAGCGCATTGGCTATCTCTGTGGTATTAAACAGGTGTTATTTAATCCGAACCTTAATCCTGAAGATAATATGGTCGGTAAGATAGAATGGCCGGAAGAGTACCTTGATATAGCGACTAAATGTATCAATGATTTTCGTCGTAAAAATAGAGAAAATTGTTTATGTATCCTCTCTCGAACTGATGAAATGCTTAATTCAGCAGAGAGTGATTATCTTCTTTCTAAATATTATCCGATCATATTTGATGAAAATCAGGGGCACAAATTTCAAGATATTTCTCACCACCTGCAAACAATTAAACAATTTAAGCAGTCTTGA
- a CDS encoding rhodanese-like domain-containing protein — protein MSLAGPAQKQARSVADHINGMAVDNRGFIGSSVVKVFNYHAAATGLNEAQIQASGMGINYQTVKIIPNDKVGLMPESFGVHFKLIFEVPTGRILGAQAIGLGNIDKRIDVIATVIKFGGTIYDLKDLELCYAPPFGTAKDVVNFAGYVATNLMRNDFKQVHGRDVRGLVENGAYIVDVREIDEYQLSHIKGAVNLPLSEIRERVNELPSDQTIYVHCRSGQRSYNAVLALQKMGFKDVYNISGGFMGLCFNEYFNDKTMHRDPIVTNYNFD, from the coding sequence TTGTCACTAGCGGGACCTGCACAAAAGCAAGCACGAAGCGTTGCAGATCATATCAATGGTATGGCCGTTGACAATCGTGGTTTCATCGGCTCCTCTGTTGTTAAAGTATTTAATTACCATGCAGCTGCAACTGGACTTAACGAAGCACAAATACAAGCAAGTGGCATGGGCATTAACTATCAAACGGTAAAAATTATTCCCAACGATAAAGTCGGTTTAATGCCCGAATCATTTGGTGTTCACTTTAAATTAATTTTTGAAGTACCAACGGGCAGAATTTTAGGCGCACAAGCGATTGGTTTAGGTAATATAGACAAACGCATTGATGTTATCGCAACCGTCATCAAATTTGGTGGCACTATTTACGACCTAAAAGATCTCGAATTATGCTACGCCCCACCATTTGGTACAGCAAAAGATGTCGTTAACTTTGCAGGTTATGTTGCAACAAACTTAATGCGTAATGACTTCAAACAAGTCCATGGGCGTGATGTACGTGGATTAGTTGAAAATGGGGCATATATTGTTGATGTACGTGAAATTGATGAATACCAACTAAGTCACATCAAAGGCGCTGTTAATCTGCCACTGAGCGAAATACGTGAGCGCGTTAACGAATTGCCTAGCGATCAAACTATCTATGTACACTGCCGTAGTGGACAACGCAGCTACAATGCCGTTTTAGCATTGCAAAAAATGGGCTTTAAAGACGTTTATAACATATCAGGTGGTTTCATGGGCTTATGTTTTAATGAATATTTCAACGATAAAACCATGCATCGAGACCCTATTGTGACCAATTACAACTTTGACTAA
- a CDS encoding YeeE/YedE family protein — protein sequence MINKKQAFAGIGILLAALFFGKWELSSQMLFFRLLVGMGLGYALTRGFMGFAGSVNRAYRGGSTKLMQILMLLFIVTAIVNAGFLFNSDIKSYNLWINPINAGLILGGLSFGFGMTFSSCCASGVMTDLVTDLPRAGVTLIFFSLGVFIGFPIQSSQPWITESLFTSASYANNPDYNGVFLPDLFTFDGLNGYLGAIILTTIFAAIVIYLCKKYEDKRREKGTYHGIDTEIEQQQTVADKNKKPATPFKLLSAQTYQQIFVEPWSMKAGAMMIVIMFTLMLAVTQTGWGASTPFGIWVGQILTFVGMPIEQVAHFADRPVGMFATPFFEHPISVQNVGIVIGTLFCVLMMGQLKLSFNYSAKQLALFAMGGLLMGLGTRFANGCNVGALYTPIANLSLSGWIFFVALVSGGIFGNRVAKRIS from the coding sequence ATGATTAATAAAAAACAAGCATTTGCAGGTATCGGCATTTTACTCGCCGCCCTGTTTTTTGGTAAATGGGAATTAAGCAGTCAAATGCTATTTTTCCGATTACTGGTCGGCATGGGATTAGGCTATGCTTTAACTCGTGGATTCATGGGATTTGCGGGAAGTGTTAACCGTGCCTATCGAGGGGGTTCAACTAAACTGATGCAGATTTTAATGCTTCTGTTTATTGTCACAGCCATCGTTAATGCAGGCTTCCTATTCAATAGCGATATTAAGTCATACAATCTATGGATTAATCCGATTAATGCCGGTTTGATTCTAGGCGGCTTATCCTTTGGCTTCGGTATGACCTTCTCTTCTTGCTGTGCATCTGGCGTAATGACGGATTTAGTAACGGATTTACCACGTGCAGGTGTCACACTCATATTCTTTTCTTTAGGTGTATTTATCGGTTTTCCAATACAAAGTTCACAACCTTGGATAACAGAAAGTCTATTTACCAGTGCTTCATACGCTAACAATCCTGATTATAATGGTGTTTTTCTGCCTGATTTATTCACTTTTGATGGCCTAAATGGCTACCTAGGCGCAATCATTTTAACCACTATTTTTGCTGCGATTGTCATTTATCTATGTAAAAAATATGAAGATAAACGTCGTGAAAAAGGCACTTACCATGGTATTGATACTGAAATAGAGCAACAACAAACAGTTGCCGATAAAAATAAAAAGCCGGCCACTCCTTTTAAATTATTAAGCGCACAAACCTATCAACAAATTTTTGTTGAACCTTGGTCAATGAAAGCAGGTGCGATGATGATTGTCATTATGTTCACATTAATGTTAGCGGTTACGCAAACGGGATGGGGAGCATCGACCCCCTTTGGTATTTGGGTTGGTCAAATATTAACCTTCGTCGGCATGCCAATTGAACAGGTCGCACACTTTGCTGATCGACCTGTTGGTATGTTTGCAACCCCCTTCTTTGAGCACCCTATTTCAGTGCAAAATGTTGGTATAGTTATTGGTACATTATTCTGTGTATTAATGATGGGGCAGTTAAAACTATCATTCAATTATTCTGCTAAACAACTCGCCTTATTTGCAATGGGTGGTCTATTAATGGGGTTAGGTACTCGTTTTGCAAATGGCTGTAATGTAGGGGCGCTATATACTCCTATTGCCAACTTATCCTTATCTGGCTGGATCTTCTTCGTGGCACTAGTATCAGGTGGAATATTTGGTAATCGAGTTGCTAAACGAATTAGTTAA
- a CDS encoding NAD(P)/FAD-dependent oxidoreductase → MLNIVIVGGGAGGLELATSLGKKLGKKRKAQITLVDKNRTHLWKPLLHEVAAGSLDDGIDALSYRAHATNHGFKFRLGALDNIDRENKKIHLASLNDRDGTQILSESELSYDILVMALGSVSNDFNTKGVADHCIFLDSPQQAKKFHHLMLNKYLQLGVKEAEQVSVAIVGAGATGVELSAELYNSLQQVSSYGFEEIKSTDLKVSLIEAGDKILPALPERISASAHQELLKLGVDVRTQTMVTEATEAGLMTKSGELIKADLIVWAAGIKGPDFLKDIAGLETNRINQLVVKANLQTTLDETIYALGDCASCPLPGGGFVPPRAQSAHQMASLVANNILATIKNKPLSDYQYRDYGSLVSLSNYSTVGSLMGNLMKGSMKIEGRLARLVYVSLYRMHQVALHGYLRTGLMTLVEKINRILRPRLKLH, encoded by the coding sequence ATGCTTAATATTGTAATTGTTGGTGGTGGGGCTGGTGGATTGGAGTTAGCGACATCATTAGGAAAAAAATTAGGGAAAAAAAGAAAAGCTCAAATCACACTCGTTGATAAAAATAGAACGCATTTATGGAAACCATTACTACACGAAGTCGCAGCAGGCTCTTTAGATGATGGTATTGATGCATTAAGTTATCGCGCCCATGCAACAAACCATGGTTTTAAATTTAGACTGGGAGCGCTTGATAATATTGATAGAGAAAATAAAAAAATTCATCTAGCGAGCCTTAATGACAGAGATGGCACGCAAATATTATCTGAAAGTGAATTAAGCTACGATATTTTAGTGATGGCGCTAGGGAGTGTTAGCAATGACTTTAACACGAAAGGGGTGGCTGACCACTGTATTTTCTTAGACAGTCCACAGCAAGCCAAGAAATTTCATCATCTCATGTTGAACAAGTATTTACAGCTTGGTGTGAAAGAAGCTGAACAAGTGAGTGTCGCTATTGTGGGCGCGGGTGCAACGGGTGTTGAATTATCAGCAGAACTGTACAATTCACTACAACAAGTTTCTAGTTACGGATTTGAAGAGATCAAATCAACGGATCTTAAAGTGAGTTTAATAGAAGCTGGTGATAAAATTTTACCTGCATTACCTGAAAGAATATCGGCATCAGCACATCAAGAGCTACTTAAGTTGGGTGTGGATGTACGTACCCAGACAATGGTTACTGAGGCGACTGAAGCGGGCTTAATGACTAAATCTGGCGAACTGATTAAAGCCGATTTAATCGTCTGGGCTGCTGGTATTAAAGGGCCTGACTTTTTGAAGGATATTGCGGGATTGGAAACCAACCGTATTAATCAGTTGGTGGTGAAAGCAAATTTACAAACAACATTAGATGAGACAATTTATGCATTAGGTGATTGTGCTAGTTGCCCATTACCAGGTGGTGGTTTTGTGCCTCCGCGTGCACAGTCTGCTCATCAGATGGCCTCTTTAGTGGCTAATAATATTTTAGCAACGATCAAAAATAAGCCGTTATCTGACTACCAGTATCGTGATTATGGTTCGCTTGTCTCATTAAGTAATTACAGCACAGTGGGTAGTTTAATGGGTAACTTGATGAAAGGGTCTATGAAAATTGAAGGACGCTTAGCGCGTTTAGTTTATGTCTCTCTGTATAGAATGCATCAAGTAGCTTTACATGGCTATTTACGTACGGGCTTAATGACCTTGGTTGAAAAAATTAACCGTATTTTACGTCCTCGCTTAAAATTACACTAA